The Cervus elaphus chromosome 20, mCerEla1.1, whole genome shotgun sequence genomic interval cctttgttggcaaagtaatgtctctgctttttaataaggtaagaaaaaagaaaatgacgtGATTGTTGATATAGAAACTCCCAAGGAATTtacaaaaatttcctttttttttcaagttattaaaattgagtatttttaaaaattttaattttcatttgtacaTTCCTGGTATAAAGaaattgattgatttttatatGCTGTATCCAGGATTTTTATACCTGTATCTAAGTCCTTGCTAAATGCACTTAGTGTTAGGAATTTTTTTGTAAATTCTTTGGAAGTTTCTATATAAATAAccatgtcttcttttttcttaccttcctgccttccttcctttctctgattTTGTTTGGCCTTAGTACcagagaaccagcttttggctctactgatttttctgtgttgtttttctattttcaaacttGCCAAGAGATTGGAAATTTTCTTTGCtgttattattcagtcactaagttgtgtctgactctttgtgaccccatgaactgcagcatgcccttcactatctcccgaagtttgctcaaactcatgtccagttaGTCAGTGATCAATGGTctgtctagccatctcatcctctgctgccctcttctccttttgccttcaatctttcccagcatcttcaatcttttccagtgagttggctctttgcgtcaagtggtcaaagtattggagcttcagtttcagcctcagtccttccaatgaatactttagtgttgatgggtttgatctctttgctgtccagaggactctcaagagtcttcttcagcaccgcaattcagaagcatcaattctttggcactcagccttctttatagtccaactctcacgtccatacatgactactggaaatttTCCCTatctttctattatttatttctaatttaatctATCATGATCCATTTCCCTACACACTGCCCCAGGCAACCACCAGTCTGGTATCTTTGAGTGTGGTTtcatttagattccacatataatcaTGCAGTGTTTCTTTTCCCCTCAGTTAtttgcttagcataatgccctcaagctcCATCtgtattgtcacaaatggcagaatttccttttttcgCGACTGAATAATATGCcactgtgtgtgttgtgtgtgagtgtgtgtgtctcacatttttatccattcatctattaacAGACAGTTATGTCAGTgtgttggctattgtgagtagtgctaCAATAAACATTGGAGCTATCTTTGAAATAGTGGTTTCATCTATTTTgtatgtatacccagaagtggaattgctgaatcataagggagttctttttttaactttttgaggaacttctcTACTATTTACATaggtggctgtaccaacttatagTCCCACCAGCAGTACACAAAAAttccttctctccatcctcaccagcacttgttatttcctttctctttgataataaccattctaacaggtggAAGTCagatctcattgtgatttttatttgtatttccctgatgattagtgatactgagcactatttcatgtacctgttgtccatttgtatgtcttcgggaaaatgtatattcagagcccttgcccatttttaaatcgaATTGATTTGTTACTCTTGAGTTGTTTGAGTTCTTAATATATTTAGAGTATTAACCAGATATAAATAATTGCCATAATCAATTGTTTCATTATGGATTATAGAatagttattttttcttattccatcattccttttatatttatCAGCTAGCATTCTTCAAAGAGAGTGTTTCCTCAGAAGTGCTGGATAGTTCCTACTAAAACATCATTGTTAGTGCTAATTTTTTCCTCTTAGCTGAAAAGTTCGGATAAGGacttttaagtaataaaaagttACCTCCAATGGTGGCAAAtgaggttttccttttctttctttttccttttttttgaagTATCTCTAtggatacatatattttaaaaaatattttacaatcacggtcatttttctttttgatactcaaattgttatttatttggctagtGGAAGTCCTTTCCAGCTTCTTCTTGTCTCATTTTAACATACTTTTTCTTGGAGTGCATCCTTGATTTCAGGCAATGTAGAATGGCCAATAAAAAAATTGATACCTTCCCTGCCTAGACCTGAAATTCACTGTGGAATGGTTGCTTCCAGTAGTAATtgtttttagaaacaaaaatctaGATGCTATCTGTGCCTGTTGCCACTGTGACATCATTTTTTCTAGGCCAGCCCTAAAACTGACCCTGTGTCACTGATGCTGCTTTTGGTTGGTTAAAGCAAGTCATGAGGCCTTCGCAGATCTAAAGGGAAAAAGAATTGGATGCCTCCTGATGGAGGTGTGACATAGGCACATTGCAGAAAACACATGGGAAGAATTTCTACATCTGTGGCTGGAGACAAGGGATATCTCCATTCTTTTGGTATTAGAAATAATGCTGAAATCAGTAACCTTATAGATGTTTCATATCATGGGTGTTTATGttcagatttcttcaagaaaattagagataccaagggaacgtctcatgcaaagatgggcacaataaagaacagaaatgtggaccttacataagcagaagatactaagaagaggtgacaaggatatgcagaagaactatacaaaaaatatcttcatgacccagctaactacaacggtgtgatcactcatctagagccagacatcctggagtcaagtgggccttaggaagcatcattacgaataaagctagtggaggtgatggaattccaactgagccatttcaaatcctaaacaatgATCTGTtaaatgtgctgcactcaatatgccagcaaatttggaaaactcagcagtggccacaggactggaaaaggtcagttttcattccagtcccaaagaagggcaatgtcaaagaatgttcagactactgcacaattgcattcatttcacatgctagcaaggtgatgctcaaaatccttcaagataggcttcagtagtacatgaaccgagaacttccagatatgcaagctggacttagaaaaggcagaggaaccagagatcaaattgcaaacattcattgaatcatagaaaaagcaagagaattccagaaaaccttttacttctgtttcatttgactttgctaaagcctttgacagtgtggatcacaacaaactgaaaaattctgaaagagatgggaataccagaccattttgcTTACCTCCTATGAAACCTGTATGTatgtaaagaagcaacagttagaactggaaatggaacaacagactggttccaaattggaaaagcagtatgtcaaggctgtatattgtcaccctgcttatttaacttctatacagagtacatcatgagaaatgctggactggatgaagcacaagctggaatccagattgccgggagaaatatcaataacctcatatatgcagatgacactactcttatggcagaaagtgaagagcaactaaagagcctcttgatgaaggtgaagaggagaatgaaaaaagctggcttaaaactcaacattcagaaaacaaagatcatggaagctggtcccatcacttcatggctaatagttggggaaacattggaaacagtgacagactttattttcttggggtccaaaatcactgcagatggtgattgcagccatgatattaaaagacacttgctccttggaagaaaagctatgaccaacctagacagcatattaaaaagcagagacattactttgccgacaaagatcttaatagtcaaagctgtggttttcattagtcatgtatagatgtgacagttggaccataatgaagtctgagtgctgaagaattgatgctttcaaactgtggtgctggagaagacccttgagagtcccttggactgcaaggagatcaaacccgtcaatcctaaaggaaatcagtcctgaatattcattggaaggactgatgctgaaggtgaagctccacctgatgtgacgagccaactcattagaaaagaccctgatgctgggaaagattgagggcagaagaagaagagggcatcagaggatgagatggctgtatcgCATTACTGATGCAATGAAAATGAACTTGGCAAACTtaggaagatggtgagggacagagaggcctgccgtgccgcagtccatggggccacaaagagttgaacacgactgggcaactgaacaacaacaacaaaaaaaaaactagtacaGGAATGCTCATAGCAGTTTTTTCATGTTTGCCAAATTTTGGAAGTCACCAAGATGTTCTTCAgaggtgagtggataaataaacttTGGTACATCTCAacattggaatattattcagcataaaaatgaaatgaactatcaagccatgaaaaggcTTGGAGGAACCTTaaagcagagtaatgtctctgcttttcagcacgctgtctaggtttgttacagctttcctgccaagaagcaaatgtcttctgatttcatggctgcagtcaccatatgcagtgattttagagctcaagaagaggaaatctgtcactacgtCCATCTTTCTCcccctttgaaagtgaaaatgaaagtcgctcagtcatgtccagctctttgtgacccatggactacatacagtccttggaattctccaggccataatactggagtgtgtagcctttcccttctccaggggatcttcccaacccagggattgaacccaggtctcctgcgttgcaggcagattctttaccagctgagccacagggaagccaccTCCCCCTCTACTTGCTGTGATATAatagggccagatgccatgatcttcatttttttaatatttagtttttgtttttttttttttaaagtagtaagGATTTTTATTGTCAAAACAAGTAAGAGATACAAGCGTaacagaagacacaaataaattaattctGATCATTTGAGACTCCAGGGTGCCTCTGGGGGAAGGTCAGCTCGGCTCCTTGAGTAGACACAATAACGTCCAAAGCAAAAGACAGCAGGAATGGGAGACAGCGTTCAAGACAGTGGTTGTACATGTACAcggtgaagagaaatgaaaaagtggCTTCCCCAGTTCCTTTCCTCAGTGAGGTACATGTTTACAAAGGTATGAGGCTCATTTGAGGGGAAAATGATTGCatacagaaattttttaattcttctacctcccaggaaaaaaattttcaagcCCTAGCCTGaacaagaaaatcaaaatagAGTGACACTAGTTTCATATGAACCTCAAGACTATATCCAAACCCCAGTTGCcacctctttttttaaagtttaacatCCATTTATCTATAGCAAGCCAGTAGACTGAATTTTCTCCTTAGGAAGTTTTCAACCAAATGGAAGTTAAATTAATCTCACTGTAAAGTGCAACAAAGGATATGTTAAGACTAGTGTTTGTTCTGTGACACGCAGAAGAGAAGCACCCCTCCCGCAGCACGGGCCCCAGAGGTCCCAGAGGAAGGGCTGGCTGCGGGACTCAGGGGCCCGTGAGGTCCCCCAGAACTCGAGGAGGCTGCTGCCAGCACAAACGGGGGGTCCCTGCCGGGCTGGCTCCTAGCTGCACCCACATCTCCAGCAGGTCTAGGGTTCCCTAACAGCAGACCGGAGCACCCAGCGCCAGCACGGCCGCGAGGGCCGAAGCCGCCTGCACTAGTCCGTGGACGTCCCTACGCCGTGTTCTGTCCATGCGCACCTGGACAGTGCTGAAGGAATCCTGAAGCCTTGGTTCTGGAACATCGAAGACAGTCACCTAGTAAGCGGTGGCCCAAGTTCTAGGGATCCTCATACATCACTGCTCAAGTTTAGTCTAAAGCTAGAGCAATACAAAAATGGCTTTTCCACACAAGGACAAGCTTTGCACTAATGTTTCGCAAAAACCAATTATGTCTCCGCCTAGCCTCAGTTTGATTTTCACAAAGACAAAACTTTTCCTATGTCAGAGCCACGGTAAAGGGAGCTGGGCTCGACACCCTCGATGCAGCGTCCCCGGGACAGAAAGCTCTAGAAGCCAGTGGGTGTGAGAACATTCAGGTCGCGGGGCTTGAGGCTGTGGGCCCGTGGCAGCTGTCTCGTCCCTTCCGTCACTGGGATGTCCATCTTGGGCGGCTTGGACGCTGCTGGCTCCTCCCCGCTTCGGGCGGCTTGTGCGCGCATCACTTCCATTGGAGAAGGCTTCTGAGCTCCTCGGTAGGCCTGGATGGCAAAGCCTCCTGACTCAGACTTCTGGAGCGGTCTTGGTCCAGAGAGGCTCCATTTATCGGTCGAGCTTCTGTCTTTATCCCCGCTTCCAGAATCCATGGTGCTAAGACTGGGGCCAGGTAAGGCTGTGGAAGGACCAGAAGTGAACCAGCCTCTGGTCTTCTGCTTAGGAGAGGCCTGGGGACTGCTGCTCGGGGTGGACTGCGTGGAGGCTGGCTGCCTCtcctctcttgctgtctctccaCTCTGGAGCTTTAGTTTGTGGAGTGCTTCTGCCACTCGAAGGTACTTGGTCTCCTCAGTGGTGAGGCCCTTGTGAGGGGTGTAGCCAGCATCTCGCAGCCCTGCCTGTTGCTCAAAACGCTGAATGCTCTCCTGGGTCTGTTTTGTGATCAAAGAGCTCATGATGACGTGGGTAGCTTTGGCCTTCACCACAGGGGCCTTCTCACTGTCGCTGGCTGATGGCGGGGCCGGGGCTCGCGCGGAGACGCAGGGCTCTCCCTCCTCCACCTTGGCGAGGTGCTGATACTTGCGCTCTGGAATCACTGGCTTCCAGGGGATGCTGCCCATGTCCGATGGAGGAGGAGTCATGGGCGTAGGGTCCTCGAGGGCATCATCATAGCTGAATGCCCGGCGGTACATCCCGATGGGCAGGGACATCTTGCCTAGAGGCCCACTAGGCTCAAGAGCAGAGAGAGGATGTGACGATTAGGCCGACAGACAGGTATCAGTGAGGAACATTGTCCAGCTGCTGCAAATTAGCAAAACTGCTCAGGACGAGTCCATCCATTCCAGAGGTTCTTTCCATCCGCCGCCGCGGAGCTGCCTGCGGCCCGAGCTCCGGGACTAAAGAGGCTCCAAAGACCCACGTCTCTCGAAAGGTTGTTGTGCAGTCCGGATCCAAGCCATGGTGTGAGCGGCGCTGTGCCTGAAGCGACACAGAAcctaatatttagttttaagctggctctttcactttcctccttcaccctcgTCAAGAGTCTGAAGTATATGAGGcatactgtattttaattttaagcaAATGTAGTGCACCAAATTCAACACAAATTAGCAAAAAAGTCAGTATAGTAGAGGTTAGTCATTGTTGGCTCAAAAAATATCCATTAAAATGAGAGtaactggaaaagaatttgaaaaagaatatatatattattttatatatacatcagttttatatataaaactgaaccaatttgctatacagcagaaattaacacaatattgtaagtcaactatacttgattttaaatttaaaaaatttttttaaataaattttaaaaaagagaaaaatgagagtaATGAGACTTTTTAGTATAAAGACGATGTGTTTCATACATGTAATTTCATACATTATGAGTTTCATAATGTAATTATACATTCATGGAATGATCATTCAGTGTATGGATTATCCAGGTAATTTGTTTCTAATTTCCTTTCACCTCCCTTCTGTTGAttactcttttcttattttatacctccaaaagagttgggcaggaaAAGGGActagatgaaaattttaaaaatagcatttttttctgGTTAGCAATTGTATTCAGAAGTAAGAATATTGAAACTAATgacaaactaattttaaaaattgctagtGGTTTTCAGTATTTGCTGCTTTAATACTCAATGCCTAGATTGTTTCTTATTATAGAAAGAGGAAATTGGCATTTCACGTTAGTAAAGGAAGACATCAATGATATTCATTATATatcctttatttttatagttaGAAAATACCAAGGTCATACTGTTCTGAAATTAAAATGGCATGGATTTAAGCAGTTATGAATAACATGATAACTGTTTTTACATATTGCcaataaatggaatttttattttccttttcacccTCTCTGTGTACTACTTTAGTTGAAGGTATTGGTAAAAGGTTTCTCTTATTCCTCTATTATCTGCCTAGGAGTTTTACATAAACCTATTTGATAGAGTATTTCATTTGATAGTATCTTACTATCAAAGGAGAAACTCAGAAAAGCACTAATGTCATAATGAAGCTTTGCCCACCTCGATGAAACAGTTTATATTGTATAGATAATTTGTTTTGCCTTCTGCTAATACTGTTACCGCTTAAAatgttcttcctttaaaaatgtggCTAGTTTCAAACTTATTAAAAGTAGATCTTTAAAAATGCTAACATTTACTTAGAAATTTTTCTTATAGAGTGTTTGAACTTTAGAAGTAAGATCCCAATAGAGCATTTAAAGAAATACTAACTGAACTTCCCTCTGTATATTATTCATGTAAAACATGGCTCTGTAGACCCTTATATTATAACCTCTGTCAtaactttcatatatttttgttttattactgttatttttattgaattatagttgatttgcaatgttgtggtagtttcaggaatacagcaaagtgattcagtgtcatatatgtacacatatatatatatgtgtgtgtgcatgctaagttgcttcagtcatgtctgacttgggGGGAAGCTGTGCCAGGAGTTAGGGGTAGAAGAAGGCactgtgtgtgagctcagtctctcagtcgtgtccgactctgcaaccccatggactatagcccaccagggtcctcggtccatggaattttccaggcaagaacactggagtgggttgccagtttccttctcctggggatcttcctgacccatggatcaagcccgcgtctctggtgtctcctgcattggcagatggattcttcaccaccgtgCTATGTGGGAGGCCCAGAAGAAGGCAGATTTATGAAGTATGATATACCTGTGAGCCATCAAAGTGATGACATCAAGTAGGCAGTTAACTATAAGGATTTCAAGTTTAGGAAAGTGTCCtaaattataaatgtaaataacTATTGTGGAATAGTCAGTATAAACCTAGGGCttctatttaaaacataaaattcagaGCACAGTTGAATAAAACATCTCAACATACACTTCATCATCAGAAAACTTTCACTCTTGTGATTTAACCTTGGCTTTACTCTGGTTTAATAAGAAGTCTTACTTTTCTTCTCACTCACAGGGATGAAGAGCTAAGAAAAAGTACTGCTCTTAGTTGTTATACTACAGGGTACCCCTAGAGGCTGTTTCTTTTCTGCTACCCTAACTCAGGTTTTGCTTGCTTCCCCTCATCTTTCAGCATCCTGCTCGTTTCCATTTTgaaccaaaaagaaaggaaatgattttGCTTACATAGGCACTGTTTTCCTGAGATTACCCTTTGCCACTTTTTTCCAGTCTCGAATTCTCTTTTGAATTCTTCTCTGCCGCTTCCTGTCCTTTGAAGGCTGGAACTGTTATAAAAGCTAATTGGCATCAAACACAAAAGATTATTCATTAACTTTTGTCTAAGACCTACAGCTCCTTCCAAGCctgattctaatttttttaaaggacccatttctttcttttcttatgaaCAGACATTTTAGAATATGTTTGAACAGAACATGCACAATTTTTAAACAACTGCTTTATATGCCGTATTTGGTTTGAAAGTTATTTTCCCAtagaaacaatattataaatgGTGGTTTGGTTTCCCCAGCCAACTCCAAAGACTTTTAAACTTGTGTCACAGTGGTATTTAATCTATAATTGATAATAGGTATATCCTTGTTTCTTGGGCACAGTGACACATTTCCCATAAATTATTCTAGTACTGCATAGAGACAAGGACTGTACCTACAGGACCTAATTTAACTTCGTACACTAGCGGCATAGAATCATAGATGGTATGAGCTAGAGGGGACTATAACACAGTCTCAACTATTTATTTTATGAGGAAGAAAACTAAGAGTCAGGAAAACTAAATGATTTTTCCTCAGTGGCATCTTCTTATTTTACATCACTGAAACTTGCGTGTGTTGATTCCTTTGTTAGAATTCCATATAAACTCCTTAATATCCATCAAAACTCAGTTCTGTGGAACTTACTGCATCAACCTTTGTCTCCTTGGATATAGTAGGTCACTCGTCTCTGTGTTAGTGCCATACATTGTATATAGTTCTTGTAGCACTTGTTAGCTGCAAGTTGTGTGACCTTGTATAACTCACCAAATATCTTTACACTTCAGTTTGTTCATCCATAAAATAATTATAACCATAATACCTCATAGGATtgatatgaaaacaaaatgagttAGTGTATGTAAACAGCTTATGACAGTGTCTGGTGCATAGTAAATGGATGTAGCTGTTATCATAATGCATTGTGATTTTTTAATGAGAATACTTGTCTTACCTACTGAACTCATCAGTTCTTTCTCAAAGtcagaaatattatatattactCAATTTGTAAGCGTtatataagtttttattttgtgatgATTGTAAATTGTCATACACttgtaaaaaataatacagagaaatctCTGTGTCCTTTACCTAATTTCCCCCAGTAGTAAACCTTGCAAAACAATACTACAATATCACAACCAGGAGATTGATATTGATACAGTCAAAATTCAAAGCATTTCTATTACCACAAGGATCTCACGTATTGTCCTTTTATAGCCACACATTTCTTTCCAATATCCCTCTCCAAGCAACATCCTtaatccctggcaaccactgatctgttctctgttcctttaattttattattttaggaaTGTTATAGAAAAGGAATAACACAATATATAACTCAGCATAATTTCCTCAACATAATTCTATGAAAATTCATCAAAGTAGTTGCATGTGTTGTTTCTAAAATTATTGTTGCATTGTGTTCCACAGTATGGATATGCATGCCAAACATGGCATGGATGCTACATGGTATGGATAAATATACTTAAGTTTAACTCTCCATTGAAAGACATCTAAATTATTTTCGGTTcctagctattatgaataaagcttcttTGAACatcatgtacaggtttttgtgtaaacataagtttttttttcatttaattcattcatcttttatttctcttttagcaAACATCAGATAATATGAACAAAATTGTATTGTTCACTATAGTTATGCACATTCTTTCTTGCTTTATGTGTTATAAACCTACTTAAGCAGATAAAATTCACTGAAGAAATTAGACATATACCAGAATTCTGACATATACTTTTCTAAGTTAGGACAAAAGAAAGCTTATCAAATTTCCCTAAGAGATCAGCAttatacaacaaaataaattagtATATGCTGCTTTTAAGTTAACATCTGccatttttcagactttaattTTAGGTTacagctaaaataatttttatctcaAGTTTTATGACAAAAGAACAAAAGCTGAAACATGCAAATCCTATTCAGAACTGTAttggccatttaaaaaataaaaaataataaaaataaaaaatacgaTCAAGAaaatgcttcccttgtggctcagtcagtaaagagtctacctgcaatgcaggagacctgggttcgattcctggatcaggaagatcccctggagaaggaatggcaacccactccagtattcttgcttggagaatcccatggacagaggagcctggcaggttacagtctatggggtcgcaagagttggacacaactgagcgactaagcacacacacagcacacaagaAAATGCTACTCATTCTGCTATAAAAAATTAGCTACCAATAagttattttagaatattttaaatatagatggAATTTACAATAAGTAGATTTCACTGTATCTTGTTTTATTGTTTAATgcttctcttttaattt includes:
- the LOC122677274 gene encoding putative monooxygenase p33MONOX, encoding MSLPIGMYRRAFSYDDALEDPTPMTPPPSDMGSIPWKPVIPERKYQHLAKVEEGEPCVSARAPAPPSASDSEKAPVVKAKATHVIMSSLITKQTQESIQRFEQQAGLRDAGYTPHKGLTTEETKYLRVAEALHKLKLQSGETAREERQPASTQSTPSSSPQASPKQKTRGWFTSGPSTALPGPSLSTMDSGSGDKDRSSTDKWSLSGPRPLQKSESGGFAIQAYRGAQKPSPMEVMRAQAARSGEEPAASKPPKMDIPVTEGTRQLPRAHSLKPRDLNVLTPTGF